The window AGTACGGTCTCACGCTGCGGGGTAAACCCTCTTAGCTCGTCCTCAGCCCTCATACAATTCTAATCCTAAGCCCTTTTCCCAGCCACGCTGCGCCCCATGGCAGCGGCTACAGGAACCAGCTGCCTCATGAGATCCTCGAAGTGCTCGAAGGTGAGGGACTGAGCACCATCCTTAAGGGCCGTATCAGGAGCAGGATGAACCTCAACCATCAGACCGTTGGCTCCGGCAGCCACAGCAGCCAGGGCCATCGGCGCCACCAGATACCATTTGCCGGTGCCGTGGCTCGGGTCAGCCACAATCGGCAGATGGCTCAGCTTGTGAATTATGGGGATAGCACTGACATCCATGGTATTGCGGGTGTAGGTCTCGAAGGTTCTGATGCCTCTTTCACAGAGAATCACCTGGCGGTTCCCCTGGGACAATATATATTCCGCCGCCAAAAGCCATTCCTGAATAGTCGCTGACATACCCCTCTTGAGCATTACCGGCTTGTTGGCCCTCCCGACCTCATCCAGCAGGATGAAGTTCTGCATATTGCGCGCCCCCACCTGCAGGATATCGGCATACCTGACTACCAGATCCACGTCATCAGGGGTGAGCACCTCGGTAATCAGTGGCAGCCCTGTTTCTTCCTTGGCCTCAGCCAGAAGCTTGAGCCCCTCCTCTCCCAGACCTCTAAATGAATAGGGCGAGGTGCTCGGCTTAAAAGCACCGCCCCTGAGGATGCTGGCGCCTGCCGCCTTCACCGCCCGCGCTGTGCTCATTACCTGTTCCCTAGTCTCCGCAGCACAGGGGCCGGCCATGACCACCACTTCATTCCCGCCTATTGCTACTCCGCCAACCTTGATGACGGTGTCGTCAGGTTTGAACTCCCGGCTGGCCAGCTTGTAGGGCATGGAGATCGGCACCACATCCTCCACTCCGGGGATCATCGATAACCTCTCGCGCAGATCAGGGACGGCGGCGGTAACACCCACTACCCCAATCACCGTACGTTCCACACCTCTGGACAGGTGCCCCTTCAGTCCCAGGTTATCCAGCCGCGCCAATACATCCGTGATCTCTCTATCCTGGGACCCTGTCTTCATCACTATGATCAAGCTCTCTTCCCCCCGTCATTAGGCGAATGCCTCAGCACTTCGGCGCCCTTGATATACACATGCACAATATCTTCAGCCTTCTTCTCAGTATTGAAGAGGATCAGGATCCGGACACACCGAGGCAGGCTATGAGGAACATCCATCTCATGGCCGCACATGAGAGCCGTTTCTGTCCAGCCCAACTGGCGTGCTGCGAGAGCCGGAAATTCTGCGTTAAGGTCAGGTGTAGTGGTAAAAAACATGCAGGCTACCACCTGCTTCTCCACCTGGTTGGAGTCAACCATCTTTTGCAGCAATTCCCGTGTTGCAGCCAGGATATCCTCCCTCTTATTCGCCACCGCCACGGTAGCGCCTCTGATGCCTCTACACCACATCGTTCATCCTTTTGACCAAAGTGAAATATTCATTATGACACAGCCATATTTAATCAACAAG of the Chloroflexota bacterium genome contains:
- the aroF gene encoding 3-deoxy-7-phosphoheptulonate synthase, with amino-acid sequence MIIVMKTGSQDREITDVLARLDNLGLKGHLSRGVERTVIGVVGVTAAVPDLRERLSMIPGVEDVVPISMPYKLASREFKPDDTVIKVGGVAIGGNEVVVMAGPCAAETREQVMSTARAVKAAGASILRGGAFKPSTSPYSFRGLGEEGLKLLAEAKEETGLPLITEVLTPDDVDLVVRYADILQVGARNMQNFILLDEVGRANKPVMLKRGMSATIQEWLLAAEYILSQGNRQVILCERGIRTFETYTRNTMDVSAIPIIHKLSHLPIVADPSHGTGKWYLVAPMALAAVAAGANGLMVEVHPAPDTALKDGAQSLTFEHFEDLMRQLVPVAAAMGRSVAGKRA
- the aroH gene encoding chorismate mutase, with the protein product MWCRGIRGATVAVANKREDILAATRELLQKMVDSNQVEKQVVACMFFTTTPDLNAEFPALAARQLGWTETALMCGHEMDVPHSLPRCVRILILFNTEKKAEDIVHVYIKGAEVLRHSPNDGGKRA